The sequence below is a genomic window from Halolamina litorea.
GCACAAGCGCGACGCGGCCGCCATCGCGACCCGCCACGAGGTCCGGATCGCGCTCCCGACGCGGCTCTCGGGCATCACCGACGACCTCGACGCTCCCGTCGAGACCTACAGCGAATCGCTGTCAGACACCGGCTTCCGGACGGTCACGGTCGTCGACAACCAACTCTGGCACGAGGTGGCGCTCCGGGACCCCGGGACGGGTACCCTGATCGTCCCCGAAGCCGTCGGGACGGCGGACTTCTTCCTCACCGGCGACGAACGCCTCGGCGTCCACCCGGCGCTGCGCCTGTTCCCGCCGCGGAAGGCCCTCGGGAAGCTCTCGCCCGACCGGATCCTCGTCGGCCACGGGCCCGGCGTGTTCGACGACGCCACCGGCGCGCTGGAGACCGCCCTCTCGAACTCCCGGCGGAGCGCGCCGAGATACTACCTCGGCCTCGCGCTGACGCCGTTCAAGTAGTCGGCGGGGCCGTTCCGCCTCCGGCAAGGGTCCGCCGCTGGGTCCGCTGACGAGTCCTGCGAGGAGTCCGTCGTCCGGAATACCAAACTACTACTGCCTGACCCCCACATCTCGGACACGATGACTCGGCCGCAGCTTACGCATATCCAGATCGACAACTACGGCCCGTGGACCGTCGAACCCGAGCCACGCCGGGAGATGGACCTGCAGACGCTCCAGTCCCGGCTGTTCGCCGACTTGGCGCAGTTCGTCGGCTCGCGGGACGGCTACGTCTTCTTCACCCGGTTCGACAACATGGTCGCGGTCACCAACGGCCTCGACGAGAGCGGGCACGCGCTCCTGCAGGAGTCAATCGGCAACCGCTATCCGATCTCTATCAGCCTCGGGACTGCCGTCGACCCCGTGCCGATCGAGGCCCTCGAAGGCGCGACCGAACGCGTCCAGGAGGGGGGCAGCGCACAGGACCAGACACGCCGTGAGGTCCTCGCCGGCGAGTACCGGCCGCCCGAGGAGGGCGACGTGAGCATCGCCCACTTCGACGTGAACGACGCGACCGGGAAGTACACCGACCGGCTCAACGAGTTCGACTCCTTCATCCGGATCGAACAGTCCTACGCCAGCCTGATGCGCCACATGCGCGAGGCCCACGGCGCGCTGTCCTTCTTCGTCGGCGGCGACAACATCATCTCGGTCGTCCCGGAGATGACCGAGGCGGAGTACGAGGCGGCCATCGACCACGTCAGCGAGGACGCCGGCGTGGAACTCAAGGTCGGCGTCGGCCACGGCCCGACGCCCCACGACGCCGGGATCGACGCCAAGCACGCGCTGGAGGATTGCCGCTACGACGGCACCCGCGTCGAGTTCGCCGACCACGAGTAGCGCCCGGGTCCGGTTACTGTTCGCCCTCCCGCTCGGCGTCGAGGTGGATCCCCCCGTCGTCGTCGACGCGCAGGTCGGCCGCGAGCGCCGGCGGGTTCGGCTCCTCCAGGTCGGCCGCGAGCCCCTTCCGGAGCGCCGTCACCAGCCCCTCCACGTCCTCGGGGTTCAGGTCGACGGTGAGTTCGAGGCCGACGTTCAGCGTCTCCGTGCCGTCATCGCTTCGCCCGGCGTCGTTCTCCGGCAGCGCGTACCGGCCGTTCTCCCGCTCGATCAGTCCGGTCCAGACGTAACACTCGAGCAGCGTCGTCAGTCCCGTCCGGACCCGCCCCTCCGGGTCCTCGTCGATGGTGTCAGCCAGTTCGGCGACGACTGCAGCCGCAGAGAGCGACCGTCCCGCGAGCGCGTCGTGGAGCGTGTCGGAGAGCGGCCAGTCGGCGAGCAGCGTTCCCAGCCGTTCGACGGCCGCGGCCGTGTCCCCCTCGGCGAGCGCACGGCCCAGTTCGATACCGGGGTCCGTGAGTCGGTGTTGCTGGTCCTCGGTCTGCAGCACGCCGAGTGACTCCAAGAAGCGTGTCTGTCGGCTCACGGAGTCGGCGAGGTCGAGGCGGTCCGCAACCGTCGACGTGCCGACGGCGTCGGTGTCGGCGCCGGCCTCGTACCACCCACGGACGACATCCAGCAGCGTCTCCCGACTCACCCCTTTCGGGACGTGGAGCGCAGTCATGCTCCAAGCGGCGTCCGGCAGCGTGTTAAGCGCGCTGGCCTCACGCGTGGCGCAACAGGAGGTAGCCGACGACGGCGAGGCCGACCAGCAGGAAGGCGAGGTAGGCGACGAAGCTCCGGTCGGCGTCCGCGAAGACGGCGTCGGCGACGACGCTCACGACGCCGAACAGCGCCAGCGCAACCCCGACCAGCAGGACCGTCTCGGCCAACGTCACGCCCGGAACCGGGGCGGGACAGCGCTTAGCCGTTGTGGCTCGGGTTCCGCAACCGCTTTTTCCGTCCGGCCCCTCGGTCCCATAATGACTGAGCCCGTTCCCGTCGCGGTTCCCCGGAAAGGGCGGCCGTTGGAGGCGGTGCTGGAGCGGGTCGCCACTGTCGCCGACAGCGAGGACGCCGAGGCGACGGTCGACCAGGTGACCTCCGTTCTCCGCTACGAGAAAGCGATCACGAAGGGCAACCAGACCGCCGAGAAGGGTAGCTACGAACGACTCGCGGAGTACTCCTCGCCCGTGGAGCCGTCGGGCCCCGAGTTCACCCTCATGCGCGACGACCGTGAGGGGAAGCCCCGCCGCATCGTCTTCGACAGCCTCACAATCGACCTCGGCGGCGTCCCCGTCCACCTCGTCGGCCGGGAGGAGCCGTTCCGTGCGCTCCGCACCCACGAGTTCGCGCTGGGTTTCGACGCCGCCGACCTGGTGCTTGAGGAGGTCGTCTCGCTCGGGCCCGAGGGGGTCGGCGACCTCGCGGCCGTGAACGAACGCATCGACCCGGCCGAGTCCGACGTTCGCGTCGTGACCGGTCTCGGGGACACGGTGTACCACACGCTGCTGGCAGAACCGGACACGCTCCCCGCCGGCACCGATCTGAACCGCGAATACCTCGCGGAGTACGAGGGCCCGCTCTGTATCTCGCCGCGGTACGAGCGACTGGTCGAGGCGGTGCTCGGCATGGACGCCGTCGAGAACGTCGAGTTCGCCTACCCCGAGAACGGGCAGGAGGAGGAGGCCGCCATCGCCGAGGCC
It includes:
- a CDS encoding GTP cyclohydrolase III, encoding MTRPQLTHIQIDNYGPWTVEPEPRREMDLQTLQSRLFADLAQFVGSRDGYVFFTRFDNMVAVTNGLDESGHALLQESIGNRYPISISLGTAVDPVPIEALEGATERVQEGGSAQDQTRREVLAGEYRPPEEGDVSIAHFDVNDATGKYTDRLNEFDSFIRIEQSYASLMRHMREAHGALSFFVGGDNIISVVPEMTEAEYEAAIDHVSEDAGVELKVGVGHGPTPHDAGIDAKHALEDCRYDGTRVEFADHE